The following proteins come from a genomic window of Rattus norvegicus strain BN/NHsdMcwi chromosome 8, GRCr8, whole genome shotgun sequence:
- the Cgas gene encoding cyclic GMP-AMP synthase isoform X2, whose product MEDPRRRTTAPRAKKPSAKRAPTRPSGTRATVSHAGSCGPQRGARSRRVERDGDTTEKPHTPAPRVRPRRAAERTEDAQPLATDAAGASERPAVREPQRQVILDPEPPAVPEPQAPEDPEAPTVARGPVRRRGARSIRQPRASQGSRKEPDKLKKVLDKLRLKRKEISAAAETVNKVVDQLLRRMQRRESEFKGVEQLNTGSYYEHVKISAPNEFDVMFKLEVPRIELEEYYETGAFYRVKFKRIPRGNPLSHFLEGEVLSATKVLSKFRELIKEEVKEIKEKMDQLFLCFNVCEQIQMSPWRRKNQEALL is encoded by the exons ATGGAAGATCCGCGTAGAAGGACGACGGCGCCGCGCGCTAAGAAGCCGTCTGCGAAGCGCGCCCCGACGCGGCCCAGCGGAACCCGGGCCACCGTGTCCCACGCGGGAAGCTGCGGCCCGCAAAGAGGGGCGCGATCGCGACGGGTGGAGCGTGACGGGGACACCACGGAGAAGCCACACACCCCAGCGCCCCGAGTGCGTCCCAGAAGGGCCGCTGAGCGCACCGAGGATGCACAGCCCTTGGCCACGGACGCGGCTGGAGCCTCCGAGAGGCCCGCGGTCCGGGAGCCCCAGCGGCAAGTCATCCTCGATCCTGAGCCGCCCGCTGTGCCGGAGCCCCAGGCGCCCGAGGATCCCGAGGCGCCGACTGTCGCAAGGGGACCTGTCCGCAGAAGGGGCGCACGCTCCATCCGGCAGCCCAGAGCGTCGCAAGGGTCCAGGAAGGAGCCAGACAAGCTAAAGAAGGTGCTGGACAAATTGAGATTGAAACGCAAAGAAATCTCGGCGGCGGCCGAGACGGTGAATAAAGTCGTGGATCAACTGCTGCGCAGAATGCAGAGACGGGAGTCCGAGTTCAAAGGCGTGGAGCAGCTGAACACCGGCAGCTATTATGAACATGTGAAG ATTTCTGCtcctaatgaatttgatgttaTGTTTAAACTGGAAGTCCCCAGAATCGAGCTAGAAGAATATTACGAAACTGGTGCTTTCTATCGTGTGAAGTTCAAGAGAATTCCACGAGGAAATCCTCTGAGTCATTTTTTAGAAGGGGAAGTATTATCAGCTACCAAGGTGCTGTCAAAGTTTAGGGAACTcattaaagaagaagtgaaagagATCAAAG AGAAAATGGACCAACTCTTTCTTTGCTTCAATGTGTGTGAACAGATACAGATGTCACCGTGGAGGAGGAAAAACCAGGAAGCCCTGCTGTAA
- the Cgas gene encoding cyclic GMP-AMP synthase isoform X1 produces the protein MEDPRRRTTAPRAKKPSAKRAPTRPSGTRATVSHAGSCGPQRGARSRRVERDGDTTEKPHTPAPRVRPRRAAERTEDAQPLATDAAGASERPAVREPQRQVILDPEPPAVPEPQAPEDPEAPTVARGPVRRRGARSIRQPRASQGSRKEPDKLKKVLDKLRLKRKEISAAAETVNKVVDQLLRRMQRRESEFKGVEQLNTGSYYEHVKISAPNEFDVMFKLEVPRIELEEYYETGAFYRVKFKRIPRGNPLSHFLEGEVLSATKVLSKFRELIKEEVKEIKDTDVTVEEEKPGSPAVTLLIRNPEEISVDIILALESKGSWPISTKGGLPIQDWLGTKVRTNLRREPFYLVPKNAKDGNRFQGETWRLSFSHTEKYILNNHGIGKTCCESSGAKCCRKECLKLMKYLLEQLKREFQELDAFCSYHVKTAIFHMWTKDPQDSQWDPRNLSTCFDKFLTFFLECLRTEKLDHYFIPKFNLFSQELIDKKSKEFLSEKIEYERNNGFPIFNKF, from the exons ATGGAAGATCCGCGTAGAAGGACGACGGCGCCGCGCGCTAAGAAGCCGTCTGCGAAGCGCGCCCCGACGCGGCCCAGCGGAACCCGGGCCACCGTGTCCCACGCGGGAAGCTGCGGCCCGCAAAGAGGGGCGCGATCGCGACGGGTGGAGCGTGACGGGGACACCACGGAGAAGCCACACACCCCAGCGCCCCGAGTGCGTCCCAGAAGGGCCGCTGAGCGCACCGAGGATGCACAGCCCTTGGCCACGGACGCGGCTGGAGCCTCCGAGAGGCCCGCGGTCCGGGAGCCCCAGCGGCAAGTCATCCTCGATCCTGAGCCGCCCGCTGTGCCGGAGCCCCAGGCGCCCGAGGATCCCGAGGCGCCGACTGTCGCAAGGGGACCTGTCCGCAGAAGGGGCGCACGCTCCATCCGGCAGCCCAGAGCGTCGCAAGGGTCCAGGAAGGAGCCAGACAAGCTAAAGAAGGTGCTGGACAAATTGAGATTGAAACGCAAAGAAATCTCGGCGGCGGCCGAGACGGTGAATAAAGTCGTGGATCAACTGCTGCGCAGAATGCAGAGACGGGAGTCCGAGTTCAAAGGCGTGGAGCAGCTGAACACCGGCAGCTATTATGAACATGTGAAG ATTTCTGCtcctaatgaatttgatgttaTGTTTAAACTGGAAGTCCCCAGAATCGAGCTAGAAGAATATTACGAAACTGGTGCTTTCTATCGTGTGAAGTTCAAGAGAATTCCACGAGGAAATCCTCTGAGTCATTTTTTAGAAGGGGAAGTATTATCAGCTACCAAGGTGCTGTCAAAGTTTAGGGAACTcattaaagaagaagtgaaagagATCAAAG ATACAGATGTCACCGTGGAGGAGGAAAAACCAGGAAGCCCTGCTGTAACCCTTCTCATCAGGAACCCTGAAGAAATATCTGTGGATATAATCCTGGCTTTGGAATCGAAAGGCAGCTGGCCTATTAGTACCAAAGGAGGACTACCTATTCAAGACTGGCTCGGCACAAAAGTGAGGACCAATCTAAGACGAGAGCCGTTTTATCTTGTACCCAAGAATGCAAAAGATGGAAATCGTTTTCAAG GAGAGACATGGCGCCTCTCCTTCTCTCACActgaaaaatacattttgaatAATCATGGGATAGGAAAAACATGTTGTGAATCTTCTGGAGCAAAATGTTGCAG GAAAGAATgtttaaaattaatgaaatacCTTTTGGAACAGTTGAAAAGAGAGTTTCAAGAGCTAGATGCATTCTGTTCTTACCACGTGAAAACTGCCATCTTTCATATGTGGACCAAGGACCCACAGGACAGTCAGTGGGACCCCAGGAACCTAAGCACCTGCTTTGATAAGTTTTTGACATTCTTCCTGGAGTGCCTCAGGACAGAGAAACTGGACCACTATTTTATTCCAAAGTTTAATCTGTTTTCTCAAGAGCTAATTGACAAAAAAAGTAAAGAATTTCTGTCAGAGAAAATCGAATATGAAAGAAACAATGGATTTCCAATTTTCAACAAGTTTTGA